ATCCCTTACCGGCTGGCCTACGGATTTGCGCGCGACTTGCCGTTCGCCCAGCTTGCCGCGATCTGCACGCTGCTCGGCATCCTTTTCACGCAGCCCAAGATGCGCTGGCCCAAGAGCAGCATCCTGACGGCCTATCTGCTCTTCATCTTCTGGATGTGCGTCACCAGCATCTTCGCGCTGCACAACACCGAGGTCGTGCTGGCTCAGTTGGTGACGGTGCTGAAGATCCATCTGATGGTGTTCCTCGCCATCGCACTGATACAGGAGCGCAAGCAGTTGGAGGCCCTGGTCTGGACCATCGTGGCCTCCTTGGGCTTCTATGGCGTGAAGGGCGGGATCTTCACAGTCCTGACGGGTGGAGGCGGGCGCGTGTGGGGCCCCAACGGCGGCATCATCGAGGGCAACAACGAACTGGGCGTGGCGCTGGTCATCACGCTACCCCTGCTGTACTACCTGTATCAGATCAGCGCCCGGCGTTGGCTCAAGCGCATGCTTCTTGCTGCGGGGCTGCTGACCCTTTTGTGCGTGCTGGGCACGCAGTCTCGTGGCGCGCTGCTGTCGGTCACGGCGATGGCCGTCATGCTGGGACTCAAGGGCCGCCGGCCGGTACTCAGCAGCGTCGCCATTGTCACCGTGCTGGCGTTGGCCATCATGTTCATGCCCGACACCTGGTCCAAGCGCATGAACACGATCCAGACCTACGATGTCGATACCTCCGCCATGTCGCGCATCTATACCTGGAAAACGCTCTGGAACCTGGCATTGGATCGGCCTCTGGTGGGCGCCGGTTTTCGCACCGACAATCCACTCGTCTTCAGTATCTACGGGCCGCAGATGACGGTCGCAGGTTATGACTTCCAGGGCGGCACCGTGTTGGTGGCGCATAGCATTTATTTCCAGGCCCTGGGCGAGCATGGATTCGTCGGGTTGGGGCTGTTCCTCGGCCTTGGCATCGCAACCTGGCGGCGTGCCGGCGCCCTGGCCAAGCAAAGCGCCGTGCAGCCAGGCCTGGGCGAATGGGTGCCCCTGCTGATGCGTGCCGTGCAAACCAGCCTACTGGGCTACGCCGTTGGCGGCGCATTCCTGACCCTGGTGCACTTTGACCTTGCCTACTACTTGTGCGCCATCGTGGTCATCACGGAAGGCATTGTCCAACAGGCTCGAGCACAGCCCGCCAGGCCAGCCCCGGCCTAGGGCCGTGGCCGACCAAGCTCAGTGCCTGAGCAGGTTCTCCACCAGTCTTGCGCGATAGCGCAGCCGGCTCTGGTCCCAGGGCGTGAAACGCGGCAGTTCGAACATCGAGTCGCCCTGCCGCGCCGCGCCCCAGGCGGTGCTGACGGCGGCATCGAATCCAAGCGATTTCACCACCTCGACGCTCTGCGCACTGTAGTCCTGACCCGGCTTGCCATTGGGATAGGCAAACAGACGCACCGGCTCGCGCAGCAAGTCTTCCAGATAGCGCTTGCTGTCGCCGATCTCCCGCCGAGCACTGGCCTCGTCGAGCGTGGCCAGGATCGGATGAGAAACGGTGTGCGCACCGATCTGCATGCCGGCCGAGCGCAATTGGCGTACGCCGGCGTCTGCCATCATCAGCGGCCGCGGCTGGCTGTCGCCGCACAGGACCTCGATGCGTGCAACCGCCCCCAGGCGAGCTTCGATGGGGCGGTACTTCACCGCAGCAATCAGTGCCTCGATGGCCTGACGGCGGCTTTCCGCGCCCGAAAGCTCGAAGCGCAGTTCCGCGCGCTGGGCGTCGAGCTCGCTGGCGTCCAGCGTGCCCGTGGGCGCCGCACGCACCGCCTCAATGATGCGGTCATTCCACATCCGGCCGTTTCCGAGAAAACCGGTGGCGATGAAGAACGTGGCCGAGAGGCCGTGCTTCTGCAGGATGGGCAGAGCCACCGAACAGTTGTCTTCGTAGCCATCATCGAAGGTGAGCACACAGGCGCGCGCCGGCAGCGCGCCGCGCTGCAGCCGCTCGGCGGCTTCGTCCAGCGGCAGCACCTGGGCCCAGCCCTGCAACCAGCTGCAGATGGCGGAGAAACGCTCGGCATCCACTTCGCCCGGAAAGATCGGATCGCGTTGCGGCAGCACGCGGTGAAAGGTCAGTATGGTCAGCCGCCCGCGCGGGCCTGAGGGCGACAACAGGCTATACGCTGCTTTCAACAACACCTTGGCATTCCTCTCGCGTCTGGCGACCTGCCGCTACGCTTGCGCGTCAGCGGCAAAGGCCTTCACATGGCTGATCACATAGCGGAACTTGCCCGACGCTTCGGCCGGGATGTCATCCACCAGTTGCACGTCGACCTCGACCTGCGCGCCCAGGCGGCGCTGGAAATCATGCACGATGCGCTGAACATGCGTTGGCTCGAAGCCTGCGCCGCACATCACCTTCACCTGCGTCTTGTCCAGGCTCAGCTGCTCGATGCGAAACTTCTCCACCCCTGGCAGATCGCGCACGGTGTAGATCAGGGCCAGGCCATGCATCACCGTGCCATCGTGGGCCACCACGAAGTCGGTGCTGCGGCCATGCACCTCCTGCAGCACCGGTAGCGAACGGCCACAGCCGCAGGGGCGCTGCCCCAGCACACCCATATCGCCGGTGCGGTAGCGGATGAAGGGGAAGTCGCGCGTCGCCATGTGGGTGACGACGATCTCGCCAATCTCGCCCGGCGCGACCGGCCTGCCATCGGGCGACAGCGTCTCGACGATGATGTCCTCGGCACTGATATGCAGGCTCCCAGCCGGGCATTGGTGCGCGATGAAGCCGGCGTCGCGGGCGCCATAGCCGTTGGCCACCGGACAGGCGAAGGCCTCGGAGATCTGCACGCGCTGCTCGTCGTAGAGGCGCTCGGAGGTCACGAAAGCCACCTTGATGCCCAGATCGCGCATATCGATGCGCTTGCGGCGCGCATGCGCCGCGATGGCCGACAGGCTGGATGGATAACCGAACAGCATGGCCGGCCGTAAGGCCCGCAGCTGCGCCACAAAGCTGTCCAGATTGCGCTCGGACATCTCGAAGGCCGGCAGCAGATGGCTGCGCATCAGCCCGTCGCGAAGGCGGCGCACGCGGTCCTGCGCGCCCAGCTCGATGGGGCTGCCCCAGACCACCGCCTCGCGGTCACCGATGTCCACCCCCCACCAGCGCGTGGCGCGCCACTTGGCCGCCACGTCGTGGCTCTTGCGCGCCTTGCCCATGAAGAAGATCAGCGGCTCGCCCGACGAACCGCCGGTGTTGTAGCGGCTCAGCGGGCCATGGTCGTCGGCCACCAGCTCTTTCTGGTGAGCGCGGATCAGAGGCTTGTCCAGGCGCGGCAGGCGCTGCAAATCGGCCAGGCTGGTCAGCTCGGCAGGCCGCAACCCCAGGCTCGCAAACAGCTCGCGGTAGTAAGGCACATGGGCGCCCACGTCCTGCAGGAAACTGCGCAACCGGGCCAGCTGCAGTGCCTGCAGCGCCTCTGTGCCGAGCCACTGGCTGCGCTCCAGCTGGCGCCGGCGCGCCACGCTGTCGTGGCCCTTGAGGCGCTCGTGCAGCGGAAACAGCAGCTCGGCGCAAAGGCCGGTGTAGAGGCTCATGCGGCACTCCCTGCGGGGCTCACACCCCGCGCCAGACATTCATAGGCACCCAGCCAGAGCGGCCGCACGGCCGCCCAGTCATAGCGGGCCGCCTCCTGCAGGCCGGCGCCGCGCAGTTGCCGGGCCAGCGCGGTATCGCTGAGCACACTGAGGGCCGCCGCCGCCATGGCCGCGGCGTCGCCGATCGGCACCAGCAGGCCGCTACGGCCATGCTCCACCAAATCGGGAATGCCACCGGCGGCGGTGCTGACGACCGGCACGCCGCTGGCAAAGGCCTCCAGGATGGAGATGGGCATGTTGTCCACCGTGCTGGCATTGAGCACGCAATCAGCACGCTGGTAGAGGGCCGGCATGTCGGCGTTCGCGATCCGGCCGGCAAACTCCACCGCCTGCGCCAGCCCGAGCTCGGCGCTCAGAGCCTGCAGGCGCGCCAGCTCGGGCCCCTCGCCGGCCACGATCAAACGGGCCTGCGCAAAATGCCGGCGCAGCGCCGCAAAGGCGCGGATCGCGGTGGCGTTGTCGTAGATGGGCTCAAGATTGCGCGCCACCAGCAGCACCGGCGCAGCGCCGAACTCGCGCGGCATGCGCGGCTGAAAGCGCGACAGATCGATGATGTTGGGAATGACGTCCGCGCTCAGGCCATGCTTGGCGAACACCCGCTGCAGAAATCCCGAGGGCGTGACGCGCAGGTCGGCGCGTGCAAGCAGGCGCCGCACATGCGCGGGACCCTCGCTCAGGAACTCATCGGCCAGACCGCCCCGGTAGTTGATGATCAGCGGCACGCGCGCCGCCAGCGCCAGCTGCGCCACCGGCAGCACGAACAGATGCCAGGCCCAGCCGCTGTTGGCCATGATGTGCACCACCCGCGCGCCCCTGAGCGCACGCCGGGCGGCGAGCAGGTAGCCAAACAGTCGGACGGCCGCACGCAACATCGGGATGCGCCCAACCCAGGCCGGCTGATAGGGCGGATTGGTGCGCAGATGGCGCACCTCCAGGCCTTCGGCACGCAGCAGGCGCAGCAGTTGTTCACACTGGTTGGCCATGCCGCCAGCGGGCGGCGGCAAGGGCCCCACCAGCAGCACATGGCCCGTGCCGCGGCCTGCGTTGATCGCCTGGCCCGACATCGGCACGCTCACCAGCAAAGACCTTGCACCTGGGCCTTGAACTCGCTCTTGTTGGGCAGCATCACCAGGTCCAGCACATGCTGGTCGGGGCGTGCCAGCGCGGCCACCTGGGCGGCGATGTCGGCCCCGGCCAGCCCCATTACCAGCACCTCGGCACCCGCCACCACCTCGGCGAGTTCGCCCTTGAGCATCTCGCCGATATGCGGCAGGTGCTTTTGCACAAAGCTGCGGTTCGCGCCCAGCAGGCTGGCCAGATGCACCTCGGGATCGTAGATCGAGAGCTGCATGCCCTTGCCGATGAGCTGCTCGGCCAGGGTCACCAACGGGCTTTCACGCAAGTCATCGGTGCCAGTCTTGAAGGACAGCCCAACGAAGCCAATCTTGCGCTTGCCCAGGGCCAGCAATTTGTCCAACGCCATGTCTAGGTGCTGGCGGTTCGACGGCAGGATGCCGGCAAGCATGGGCAGTTCCAGGTCATGCGTCTTGGCCAGGTAGGTAGTGGCGCGCAGATCCTTGGGCAGGCAGGAGCCGCCAAACGCGAAGCCCGGCTTCAGATAGGCCTTGGAGATGTTCAGCTGGGTGTCCTGGCACACCAGGTCCATCACCTCGAAGGCATCGACGCCCAAGGCTCCGCACAGGCGCGCGGTCTCGTTGGCAAAGGTGATCTTGAGCGCGTGGAAGTTGTTGCAGCAGTACTTCATCATCTCAGCGGCACGCACCGAGGTCTTGAGGAACTTGCAGGGCAGATGGCCGAACAGCGCCTGCAGGCGCTCGGCCGCATACGCGTGATTGGCACCGACGATGGTGAACGGCGGCTTGTCGTAGTCGCGGATAGACGACCCCTCGCGCAGGAACTCGGGCTGGAAACAGAGGTAGAAATCCTTGCCGTCCTGCTTGCCCGAATGCTGCTCGATGATGGGTCGCAACACGTCTTCCACCGTGCCGGGCACCAGGGTGGAGCGGAACACCACCACATGGGGCTCGCTCTTGAGCTTGAGCGCCGCGCCGATCTCGGCGGCCAGGCGCAGCACCGCGCCCTGGTCCTGGCTGCCATTGGCGGCCGAAGGCGTGCCCACGCAGATCAGCGAGATCTCGCTGCCCAGCACCGCCTGCTTGGCGTCGGTGGTGACGCTCACCAGCCCGCTGGTGGCCACGCGCTCCATCAACTCGACCATGCCCTCTTCCACCACGGGCGTCTTGCCGGCCTTGATCAGGTCCAACTTGGCCTGTTCGATATCCACGCCGATGACCTCATGGCCATCGCGCGACAAACATGCCAGGGACACCGCCCCCACATAGCCCAAGCCAAAAATACTGATCTTCATTCGGTACCTGTTCTTTGTCTATTGCCTGTCCATGCAGTGGCCAGCGGCGCAGCCGGAGTTGCCTTGCGGCATGGCGGCGGCGCCCGGCTCGGCCTGCCGAGCGGAGCTGCCACTGTAGCCGATGCGCATGGGGCAACCGCGCGAAGTTTTGATCGCTTTTGTCCTATGTAAACGCTGCAAAGCGGCAACACGCAACACTTCCACGGCGCCTGGCGCAAGCCCCGTCCATGCATACGAACGATACTTCCCAGGCTTCTGCACAATTGGGCTGTTCCTGGGGCATGTATGGCATCTGGCAGGCTTGGATGGTGACTCGAACATGGGCGAGAGACTGCGGTCTGGTATTGGCGGGCGCGGCCATCGCGGGTGCCATGCAATGGGCGATCGGGCCAAGCGAACGAGATCATGGGCCATCGTGCTTGGCACAGGCCGTGGGCCAACTCGAGCGGCTTGAGCGCAACAGCGCACCGGCAAGCGTGGTGTTCTTGGGCAGCAGCACCTTTGCGGGCATGGATGTCCGGCGGGTGCTGCCTCAGGCCTTGAATCTGTCCGCAGGAGGAGGCACGCTGGCAGAGTTCAGCCGGCGCTTGTTTGCGGCGCATGTGTTGTCGGACGCCAAGGCCCTCGTGATCAACTTGGGGTTCAACGACGTGCTCAAGGACTGCAAG
This portion of the Paucibacter sediminis genome encodes:
- a CDS encoding glycosyltransferase family 4 protein, encoding MSVPMSGQAINAGRGTGHVLLVGPLPPPAGGMANQCEQLLRLLRAEGLEVRHLRTNPPYQPAWVGRIPMLRAAVRLFGYLLAARRALRGARVVHIMANSGWAWHLFVLPVAQLALAARVPLIINYRGGLADEFLSEGPAHVRRLLARADLRVTPSGFLQRVFAKHGLSADVIPNIIDLSRFQPRMPREFGAAPVLLVARNLEPIYDNATAIRAFAALRRHFAQARLIVAGEGPELARLQALSAELGLAQAVEFAGRIANADMPALYQRADCVLNASTVDNMPISILEAFASGVPVVSTAAGGIPDLVEHGRSGLLVPIGDAAAMAAAALSVLSDTALARQLRGAGLQEAARYDWAAVRPLWLGAYECLARGVSPAGSAA
- a CDS encoding polysaccharide deacetylase family protein; translation: MLLKAAYSLLSPSGPRGRLTILTFHRVLPQRDPIFPGEVDAERFSAICSWLQGWAQVLPLDEAAERLQRGALPARACVLTFDDGYEDNCSVALPILQKHGLSATFFIATGFLGNGRMWNDRIIEAVRAAPTGTLDASELDAQRAELRFELSGAESRRQAIEALIAAVKYRPIEARLGAVARIEVLCGDSQPRPLMMADAGVRQLRSAGMQIGAHTVSHPILATLDEASARREIGDSKRYLEDLLREPVRLFAYPNGKPGQDYSAQSVEVVKSLGFDAAVSTAWGAARQGDSMFELPRFTPWDQSRLRYRARLVENLLRH
- a CDS encoding putative O-glycosylation ligase, exosortase A system-associated encodes the protein MRDVIVTLLILGLLPFAIRRPWVGTVIWVWLAMMIPYRLAYGFARDLPFAQLAAICTLLGILFTQPKMRWPKSSILTAYLLFIFWMCVTSIFALHNTEVVLAQLVTVLKIHLMVFLAIALIQERKQLEALVWTIVASLGFYGVKGGIFTVLTGGGGRVWGPNGGIIEGNNELGVALVITLPLLYYLYQISARRWLKRMLLAAGLLTLLCVLGTQSRGALLSVTAMAVMLGLKGRRPVLSSVAIVTVLALAIMFMPDTWSKRMNTIQTYDVDTSAMSRIYTWKTLWNLALDRPLVGAGFRTDNPLVFSIYGPQMTVAGYDFQGGTVLVAHSIYFQALGEHGFVGLGLFLGLGIATWRRAGALAKQSAVQPGLGEWVPLLMRAVQTSLLGYAVGGAFLTLVHFDLAYYLCAIVVITEGIVQQARAQPARPAPA
- a CDS encoding phenylacetate--CoA ligase family protein, which codes for MSLYTGLCAELLFPLHERLKGHDSVARRRQLERSQWLGTEALQALQLARLRSFLQDVGAHVPYYRELFASLGLRPAELTSLADLQRLPRLDKPLIRAHQKELVADDHGPLSRYNTGGSSGEPLIFFMGKARKSHDVAAKWRATRWWGVDIGDREAVVWGSPIELGAQDRVRRLRDGLMRSHLLPAFEMSERNLDSFVAQLRALRPAMLFGYPSSLSAIAAHARRKRIDMRDLGIKVAFVTSERLYDEQRVQISEAFACPVANGYGARDAGFIAHQCPAGSLHISAEDIIVETLSPDGRPVAPGEIGEIVVTHMATRDFPFIRYRTGDMGVLGQRPCGCGRSLPVLQEVHGRSTDFVVAHDGTVMHGLALIYTVRDLPGVEKFRIEQLSLDKTQVKVMCGAGFEPTHVQRIVHDFQRRLGAQVEVDVQLVDDIPAEASGKFRYVISHVKAFAADAQA
- a CDS encoding SGNH/GDSL hydrolase family protein, producing the protein MHTNDTSQASAQLGCSWGMYGIWQAWMVTRTWARDCGLVLAGAAIAGAMQWAIGPSERDHGPSCLAQAVGQLERLERNSAPASVVFLGSSTFAGMDVRRVLPQALNLSAGGGTLAEFSRRLFAAHVLSDAKALVINLGFNDVLKDCKALTEADWSTGLAALPSTPSLLLVGLQGVGPVAQEHHCQGRLNHLLAQSNLALEAACRQRARCSFTPNPVEASSPARRGPLQAEDEIHLSPAGYELLHQRIRSGLQTLGIPAPAASDRL
- a CDS encoding nucleotide sugar dehydrogenase, whose product is MKISIFGLGYVGAVSLACLSRDGHEVIGVDIEQAKLDLIKAGKTPVVEEGMVELMERVATSGLVSVTTDAKQAVLGSEISLICVGTPSAANGSQDQGAVLRLAAEIGAALKLKSEPHVVVFRSTLVPGTVEDVLRPIIEQHSGKQDGKDFYLCFQPEFLREGSSIRDYDKPPFTIVGANHAYAAERLQALFGHLPCKFLKTSVRAAEMMKYCCNNFHALKITFANETARLCGALGVDAFEVMDLVCQDTQLNISKAYLKPGFAFGGSCLPKDLRATTYLAKTHDLELPMLAGILPSNRQHLDMALDKLLALGKRKIGFVGLSFKTGTDDLRESPLVTLAEQLIGKGMQLSIYDPEVHLASLLGANRSFVQKHLPHIGEMLKGELAEVVAGAEVLVMGLAGADIAAQVAALARPDQHVLDLVMLPNKSEFKAQVQGLCW